In Populus trichocarpa isolate Nisqually-1 chromosome 7, P.trichocarpa_v4.1, whole genome shotgun sequence, the following proteins share a genomic window:
- the LOC18101085 gene encoding DNA-(apurinic or apyrimidinic site) endonuclease 2, with product MGNPIKIVSYNVNGLRQRVSQFGSLSNLLNTFDADIICFQETKLRRQELTSDLVIADGYESFFSCTRTKDKGRTGYSGVATFCRVKSAFSSTEVALPVAAEEGFTGFIDRCKRNEGLEEFEKDELVKVDSEGRCVVTDHNHFVLFNLYGPRAAHDDTERIEFKMKFFKILQKRWENLLHEGRRVFVVGDLNIAPTAMDRCDADSDFEKNEFRRWFRSILMMSGGLFVDVFRAKHPDRREAYTCWSSSTGAELFNFGSRIDHILCAGPCLHQEHDLQGHNFLSCHVKECDILTQYKRWKPGDSTRWKGGRGIKLEGSDHAPVYMSLEEICDIPRHSTPPLSARYLPMIHGVQQTLVTLLMKRQAATQIQSSRISSSFSDGDATIKACSESIKRSFNECSVSRPSTSPSCSLTEEFDSAISKRDENSKDLTDENQGCPDTTMILQSQHTKFVPAEGTKKKPRKSRCSQLSLRSFFQKSPNLSTGAENSSTNASPSQAEPNTSSYSNGSHAPGDKSSSPRHCQLNPSAGSQYQDKGNDGSLEREKNNVALLEWQRIQQLMRNSIPVCKGHKEPCVARIVKKPGRTFGHRFFVCSRAEGPVSNPEANCGYFKWASSKSQRK from the exons ATGGGGAACCCAATAAAGATAGTATCTTACAACGTTAATGGCCTAAGACAACGAGTCTCGCAATTTGGGTCTCTCTCAAACCTCCTAAACACTTTCGATGCAGACATCATTTGCTTTCAG gaaacaaaattaagaagACAAGAATTAACATCTGATTTAGTAATAGCTGATGGGtatgaatcttttttttcttgcacgCGAACTAAAGATAAAGGCCGTACTGGGTACTCTG GGGTTGCAACATTTTGTCGTGTAAAGTCTGCATTTTCGAGTACTGAAGTGGCATTGCCGGTTGCGGCAGAGGAGGGTTTTACTGGGTTCATTGACCGGTGTAAAAGAAATGAAGGGCTTGAGGAGTTTGAGAAAGATGAGCTTGTTAAGGTTGATAGTGAGGGACGGTGTGTCGTTACTGATCATAATCATTTTG TTCTTTTTAACTTATATGGGCCTAGAGCAGCCCATGATGATACAGAGAGAATTGAGTTTAAGATGaagttttttaagatattacAG AAAAGATGGGAGAATCTTCTGCATGAGGGAAGGAGGGTATTCGTTGTTGGTGATCTCAATATTGCACCTACTGCTATGGATAGGTGTGATGCAGATTCAGATTTTGAGAAGAATGA ATTCAGAAGATGGTTCAGGTCCATTCTAATGATGTCAGGTGGCCTCTTTGTTGATGTTTTCCGAGCAAAACATCCTGACAG AAGAGAAGCATACACGTGCTGGTCATCAAGTACAGGTGCTGAACTATTTAATTTTGGGAGTAGGATTGACCATATTCTGTGTGCTGGACCATGCTTGCATCAAGAGCATGACTTGCAAGGCCATAACTTCTTATCCTGCCATGTCAAGGAATGTGACATATTGACACAGTATAAACGCTGGAAACCTGGAGACTCAACTAG GTGGAAGGGAGGGCGGGGCATCAAATTGGAAGGTTCAGATCACGCTCCTGTTTATATGAGTTTGGAAGAAATCTGTGATATACCCAGACATAGCACTCCACCTTTATCTGCTAGATATCTGCCCATGATTCATGGTGTCCAGCAAACTCTTG TGACCTTGTTGATGAAAAGGCAGGCTGCTACACAAATTCAATCCTCCAGGATATCAAGTTCATTTTCAGATGGAGATGCTACCATAAAGGCATGCAGTGAAAGCATCAAAAGATCATTTAATGAATGCAGTGTATCTCGCCCATCTACAAGTCCGTCATGTTCTTTGACTGAAGAGTTTGATAGTGCCATTTCCAAAAGAGATGAGAATTCCAAGGATTTGACTGATGAGAATCAGGGCTGTCCTGACACTACAATGATACTGCAAAGTCAGCATACTAAGTTTGTGCCTGCTGAGGgaaccaagaaaaaaccaagaaaaagtcgGTGTTCCCAGCTCTCTCTCAGATCTTTTTTCCAGAAAAGTCCGAACCTTAGCACTGGTGCTGAGAACTCTTCTACTAATGCTTCGCCTAGTCAGGCAGAACCAAACACTAGCAGTTACTCGAATGGTTCTCATGCACCGGGTGATAAAAGCAGCAGTCCCAGGCATTGCCAACTGAATCCAAGTGCAGGATCTCAGTATCAAGATAAGGGAAATGATGGCTCgcttgagagagagaaaaataatgttGCTTTGTTGGAATGGCAGAGGATACAGCAGCTCATGCGGAATAGTATTCCTGTTTGCAAGGGTCATAAGGAACCCTGTGTTGCTCGGATAGTAAAGAAACCAGGTCGTACTTTTGGGCACAGATTTTTTGTCTGCTCACGAGCTGAG GGACCTGTATCCAATCCTGAAGCAAATTGTGGCTACTTCAAATGGGCTTCTTCAAAATCCCAGCGCAAATGA
- the LOC18101083 gene encoding calcium-dependent protein kinase 28 isoform X2 gives MVLPIAVEDVKREVRILQELTGHENVVQFHNAFEDDSYVYIVMELCEGGELLDRILAKKDSRYTEKDAAVVVRQMLKVAAECHLHGLVHRDMKPENFLFKSTKEDSPLKATDFGLSDFIKPGRKFKDIVGSAYYVAPEVLKRNSGPESDVWSIGVITYILLCGRRPFWDKTEDGIFKEVLRNKPDFRRKPWPTISTSAKDFVQKLLVKDPRARLTAAQALSHPWVREGGDASEIPIDISVLSNMRQFVKYSRLKQFALRALASTIDEEELADLKDQFDAIDVDKNGAISLEEMRQALAKDLPWKLKESLVLEIVQAIDSNTDGLVDFTEFVAAALHVHQLEEHNSEKWQLRSQAAFEKFDIDRDGYITPEELRMHSGLRGSVDPLLEEADIDKDGRISLSEFRRLLRTASMSSQNVPDPSGHRNSKKL, from the exons ATGGTTCTTCCTATTGCTGTAGAGGATGTTAAACGAGAAGTCAGGATATTGCAAGAACTCACAGGCCACGAGAATGTAGTTCAGTTTCATAACGCATTTGAGGATGATTCTTATGTATATATTGTTATGGA ATTATGTGAAGGTGGAGAGTTGCTAGATCGGATATTGGCAAA GAAAGACAGTCGTTATACTGAGAAAGATGCAGCAGTAGTAGTGCGACAGATGCTAAAAGTTGCAGCTGAATGTCATTTGCATGGCTTGGTGCACCGCGACATGAAGCCTGAG aattttcttttcaagtcaACCAAGGAGGACTCGCCTCTTAAAGCCACGGATTTTGGTTTGTCAGACTTCATAAAACCAG GCAGGAAGTTTAAAGATATTGTTGGCAGTGCCTACTACGTTGCACCTGAAGTATTAAAACGCAATTCTGGACCTGAATCAGATGTCTGGAGTATTGGTGTGATTACATACATTTTGCTATGTGGGAGGCGTCCGTTTTGGGATAAGACTGAGGATGGTATATTTAAGGAG GTTTTAAGAAACAAGCCTGATTTTCGCCGTAAACCATGGCCAACCATTAGCACTAGTGCAAAAGATTTCGTGCAGAAGTTACTGGTGAAGGATCCTCGTGCAAGACTTACTGCTGCTCAAGCTCTAT CACACCCATGGGTCAGAGAAGGAGGAGATGCATCTGAGATCCCTATTGACATATCTGTCCTGAGTAACATGCGACAATTTGTGAAGTACAGTCGTTTGAAGCAGTTTGCTCTAAGG GCATTGGCAAGCACGATTGATGAAGAGGAACTAGCTGATCTTAAGGATCAATTTGATGCCATTGATGTGGATAAAAATGGTGCTATTAGTCTTGAAGAAATGAGACAG GCCCTAGCTAAAGATCTTCCTTGGAAGTTGAAAGAATCACTTGTCTTAGAAATTGTTCAAGCG ATTGACAGTAACACTGATGGACTTGTAGATTTCACTGAGTTTGTTGCAGCTGCTTTGCATGTCCATCAATTGGAGGAACACAACTCTGAGAAGTGGCAGCTGCGGTCGCAGGCTGCTTTTGAGAAATTTGATATTGATAGAGATGGATATATAACTCCAGAAGAACTTAGAATG CACTCAGGCTTGAGAGGTTCTGTTGACCCACTTCTTGAGGAGGCTGACATTGACAAGGATGGTAGAATAAGCCTTTCAGAATTCCGTAGACTTCTAAGAACTGCTAGCATGAGTTCGCAAAATGTGCCAGACCCATCTGGGCACCGGAATTCAAAAAAACTATAG